One genomic segment of Anser cygnoides isolate HZ-2024a breed goose chromosome 20, Taihu_goose_T2T_genome, whole genome shotgun sequence includes these proteins:
- the TPRN gene encoding taperin, translating to MSSAEPPPPLGAGPRAQPAWKREILERKRAKLAGAAGGETEPPAGPAARGSTAAAAAMGERLVVAESLGPLRENPFMRLESERRRLRQGLPGHGPEAARPLQQLLELYSAVPGIRTIRADNILIIESQPDAAAASCFADGDSLPGRRREPAAASPPPRPDPLRELLARQGAALAEIRAEQVFIYEAAEPPEAAEPGTVSRLLEKFGQRPRGRRRRGGEALPGPAAAAATPRAGPVSPPPVPGSPRAAAPPKAGPGSPRASAPKTGPGSLPAAPGSPLPLPTSPRAAAPQPLPAPPQPPASPRAAAPQPPAPLAAPVSPRAVVPQAVPVSPRAVAPQAVPLPPQAPLGVPKAAAPQANCFLHKIGSNSFTVTPRGLPPAGRVPEPAGHPSGRSVPPKGLTVPSTSAANARRPKPEEAEVAVSPPPSASLAPSATQPLSASAPRAGGSFEILPAPKPDLAAIPAHDLQAQALAKLRLNSRNSFVFVPRREGGPALPAAQSTGARPPLSSQQKVQKEPPRVSAPEQEEPVASLPAPLDPLVPVTYIDDIVEPDSGEVSPRVNLATRTGNLADQPGGAGPDLEMEFSSVPLYRPHSASPGLHQRGGNTFTVVPKRKPVASGPQTLTDAGGRPQREEEEEEEESKGKGKAVENADGPQAGLSHKKRYPTVNEIEVIGGYLSLERSCMSKTGSRRKKMKISFNETSLQTMFEYPSESSLAEEEDEEEGHASETEEEKSRTFHIPRPNSTLHPSTPNSADLSSYTPKHSVKFSEWQEQKYEEMPASERPPLKEADSHGNQVMLTPAEKGGLSDFSSEPALYF from the exons ATGAGCAGcgccgagccgccgccgccgctcggggccgggccgcgggctCAGCCCGCCTGGAAACGGGAGATCCTGGAGCGCAAGCGGGCCAAGCTGgccggggcggccggcggcgagacggagcccccggccgggccggcggcgcggggctcgacggcggcggcggcggcgatggGCGAGCGGCTGGTGGTGGCCGAGAGCCTGGGCCCGCTCCGGGAGAACCCCTTCATGCGGCTGGAGAgcgagcggcggcggctgcggcaggggctgcccgggcACGGCCCCGAGGCGGCGCGGccgctgcagcagctgctggagctgtacAGCGCCGTGCCGGGCATCCGCACCATCCGCGCCGACAACATCCTCATCATCGAGTCGCAGCccgacgccgccgccgcctcctgctTCGCCGACGGGGACTCGCTGCCGGGACGCCGCCGGGAgccggccgccgcctccccgcctccccgcccGGACCCGCTGCGGGAGCTGCTGGCCCGCCAGGGCGCCGCGCTCGCCGAGATCCGCGCCGAGCAGGTCTTCATCTACGAGGCGGCCGAGCCGCCCGAGGCGGCCGAGCCGGGCACCGTCAGCCGCCTCCTGGAGAAGTTCGGGCAGCgaccgcggggccgccgccgccggggcggggaggcgctgcccgggcccgccgccgccgccgccaccccccgggccgggccggttTCCCCGCCGCCCGTgccgggctccccccgggccgcggctcccccgaaggcggggccgggctccccccgcgCCTCGGCCCCGAAGACGGGACCGGGATCCCTGCCGGCGGCACCGGGCTCCCCCCTGCCCTTGCCGACCTCCCCCCGggccgccgccccccagccGCTGCcggcgcccccccagcccccggcgtCCCCCCGGGctgccgccccccagcccccggctccCCTGGCAGCCCCGGTCTCCCCCAGGGCTGTGGTCCCCCAGGCGGTCCCGGTCTCCCCCAGGGCTGTGGCCCCCCAGGCGGTCCCACTCCCTCCCCAGGCACCgctgggtgtccccaaggccgcGGCTCCCCAGGCCAACTGCTTCCTCCACAAGATTGGCTCCAACTCCTTCACCGTGACCCCGCGGGGTCTGCCCCCCGCCGGCCGTGTCCCTGAGCCTGCTGGCCAT CCCTCCGGCCGGAGCGTGCCGCCCAAGGGGCTGACAGTGCCATCCACCAGCGCTGCCAACGCCAGGAGGCCAAAGCCGGAGGAGGCCGAAGTGGCTGTGTCGCCCCCACCCAGTGCCAGTCTggcccccagtgccacccagccGCTCTCTGCGTCTgccccccgggctgggggctccttTGAGATCCTCCCCGCCCCCAAGCCTGACTTGGCTGCCATCCCTGCCCATGACCTGCAAGCGCAGGCCCTGGCCAAACTGCGCCTGAATTCGCGCAACTCCTTCGTCTTCGTGCCGCGACGGGAGGGCGGCCCGGCTCTGCCTGCGGCACAGAGCACGGGAGCGAGGCCGCCGCTGTCCTCGCAGCAGAAGGTACAGAAAGAGCCCCCGAGGGTTTCCGCTCCGGAGCAGGAAGAGCCTGTCGCTTCCCTGCCGGCGCCTCTGGATCCGTTGGTACCTGTGACTTACATCGATGACATTGTGGAGCCAGACAGCGGGGAGGTCTCCCCCAGGGTCAACTTGGCCACGAGGACGGGGAACTTGGCGGATCAGCCTGGGGGAGCTGGCCCTGACCTGGAGATGGAGTTTTCCTCTGTGCCCCTCTACAGACCTCACTCTGCCTCCCCTGGCCTCCATCAGAGGGGAGGCAACACCTTCACTGTCGTGCCCAAAAGGAAGCCCGTTGCCTCGGGGCCACAGACTCTTACTGATGCTGGTGGAAGGCCTCAgcgggaggaagaggaggaggaggaggaaagcaaaggaaagggCAAAGCTGTGGAGAACGCTGATGGGCCCCAGGCGGGGTTGTCCCATAAAAAGCGCTACCCCACCGTCAACGAGATCGAAGTGATCGGTGGGTACCTGTCCCTGGAGAGGTCCTGCATGAGCAAGACAGGCTCTCGCCGCAAGAAG ATGAAGATCTCCTTCAATGAGACAAGTTTGCAGACCATGTTTGAGTATCCATCAGAGAGCTCGCTGGCAGAAGAAGAGGACGAAGAGGAAGGACACGCTTCTGAAACGGAGGAGGAGAAGTCTCGCACCTTTCACATTCCACGCCCAAATAGCACTTTGCATCCCAGTACACCTAACTCAG CAGATCTATCCAGCTACACCCCAAAGCACTCTGTGAAGTTCAGTGAGTGGCAGGAGCAGAAGTACGAGGAGATGCCTGCCTCCGAGAGACCCCCCCTGAAGGAAGCTGACTCCCATGGGAACCAAGTCATG CTCACCCCAGCGGAGAAGGGCGGACTCTCCGACTTCAGCAGTGAGCCTGCCCTGTACTTCTGA